Proteins encoded within one genomic window of Candidatus Syntrophocurvum alkaliphilum:
- a CDS encoding transposase, giving the protein MPRVARRKSETNIYHIMLRGINQQNIFVDDEDNEKFIKTLAKYRKEIEYEIYAYCLMGNHIHLLIKEGNEELGNTMRRIGASYVYWYNWQYNRKGHLFQDRYRSEPVEDDTYFLTVLRYIHQNPLKAGLVDNIESYKWSSYKEYITEAKIVDVDFALAMFDEDKEKAIDMFKEFNVAVNDDQCLEITPEKKTVSDKEIRSLVLNKYNIELASLQNEDPKMQKEVLKYLKEIEGSSLRQLVRLTGLTVNKVYRA; this is encoded by the coding sequence ATGCCAAGAGTAGCGCGAAGGAAAAGTGAGACAAACATATATCACATAATGTTGAGAGGTATAAATCAGCAGAATATATTTGTAGATGATGAGGATAATGAAAAATTTATTAAAACACTTGCTAAATACCGCAAAGAAATTGAATATGAAATTTATGCTTACTGTTTGATGGGTAATCACATTCACTTGCTTATAAAGGAAGGGAATGAAGAGTTGGGAAATACCATGAGGCGAATAGGGGCAAGTTACGTGTACTGGTACAATTGGCAGTATAATAGGAAAGGACACTTGTTTCAGGACCGATATAGAAGCGAACCAGTAGAAGATGACACTTATTTTTTAACAGTATTAAGATACATACATCAGAATCCGTTAAAAGCAGGTTTGGTTGATAATATTGAGTCATATAAGTGGAGTAGTTATAAGGAATACATTACCGAAGCAAAGATTGTTGATGTAGATTTTGCTTTGGCAATGTTTGATGAAGATAAGGAAAAGGCTATTGATATGTTTAAAGAATTTAATGTGGCAGTTAATGATGATCAATGTCTAGAAATAACTCCAGAAAAGAAAACTGTTTCCGACAAAGAAATAAGGAGTTTGGTGTTAAACAAATATAATATTGAATTAGCTTCACTGCAAAATGAGGATCCTAAAATGCAAAAAGAGGTTTTGAAATATTTAAAGGAAATCGAGGGAAGCTCATTAAGGCAGCTGGTTAGATTAACTGGATTGACCGTAAATAAGGTTTATAGAGCCTAA
- a CDS encoding VanZ family protein, producing the protein MIIGIEKGFIKNITRVALMFFWLGIIILVPNNELEKEYVYPVVQDSERIEQIVMTLPQIQFHYAGRFHDSYANPIEFAQFTMRKSAHMVLYGFLGLSFVWVLKGFGVNGLRSWIIAGLLVLAVAVADETHQYFTDGRTGCIEDVIIDVVGYIILAFIVLSLRKFKT; encoded by the coding sequence ATGATAATAGGTATCGAGAAAGGTTTTATAAAAAATATAACAAGGGTTGCACTTATGTTTTTTTGGTTGGGGATAATTATATTAGTTCCCAATAATGAGTTAGAGAAAGAGTACGTGTATCCTGTAGTTCAAGATAGTGAGAGGATAGAACAAATAGTAATGACCTTACCGCAAATTCAATTTCACTATGCAGGGCGCTTCCATGATAGTTATGCCAATCCAATTGAATTTGCACAGTTTACCATGCGTAAAAGTGCTCATATGGTATTGTATGGGTTCTTAGGTTTATCATTTGTTTGGGTGTTAAAGGGCTTTGGTGTAAATGGACTACGATCGTGGATTATAGCAGGCTTATTGGTGCTAGCTGTAGCAGTGGCTGATGAGACTCATCAGTACTTTACAGATGGCAGAACAGGATGTATTGAAGATGTAATTATAGATGTAGTTGGATATATAATTTTAGCCTTTATTGTTTTAAGCTTGCGAAAATTCAAAACATAG
- a CDS encoding CotH kinase family protein has translation MKKHVFILGPTILLLFAIVGVSYTDHGKESFDEKLIPLYLYAEDTALQRLYADPHANNRIDGYIKLGKDGEVLHLDGFRFRGNSARDQPKKSFNIIFDQEQDFLYGSNRMNLNATYTDPTMMREKLSMDMFLHLGQVAPRTRYFELHINDVFEGTYVQVERVDSDLLEYHGLHGRGTLVRDRFRQNIYKPEIDNYSMFAFDIDSVVDAEEFLKDNLDYRGNPNWDEVEELLRWVYNTPAGEEYYKGFIERFDIDYFIDWLAVHYLIGDVDFYADDYWLYKDHFDESSKWKVIPWDKDLTFGSHTRNTTANDYFFYEHPIKGGWNWNNELILKFLDTKDLRLMLFERIEELMNEVFTIDYFKTEIEYLEAIIGEQMQIEPSEENFHLHQANHHSTPKDFDYQVEALIDFVNLRYENLNRQLNPITDELVVIDVNDYDIGDTVFFTDAIGWVIAKFEITSIDEPGNVSISIKPHENSEHKGLNKVWNISSDGCGIKGNLSLFCRNDVAYGHDPEDLNWFISSQPVSDENYNQWDLKARYVGSEEYLETKVNPYSNKVTIIDGYLKDSTIEVDLR, from the coding sequence ATGAAAAAGCATGTTTTTATACTAGGGCCTACTATATTATTGTTATTTGCAATTGTTGGGGTTAGTTATACTGATCATGGAAAAGAGAGTTTTGATGAGAAGTTAATACCACTGTATCTTTATGCAGAAGATACTGCATTACAAAGGTTATATGCAGATCCACATGCTAATAATAGAATTGATGGTTATATAAAACTAGGGAAAGATGGAGAGGTTTTGCATTTAGATGGATTTAGGTTTAGAGGCAATAGTGCTAGGGATCAACCTAAGAAATCATTTAATATAATTTTTGATCAAGAACAGGATTTTTTGTATGGTAGCAATCGAATGAATTTAAATGCAACATATACTGATCCCACTATGATGAGAGAGAAATTATCTATGGATATGTTTTTACATTTAGGACAAGTAGCTCCTAGAACCAGGTATTTTGAGCTGCATATAAATGATGTATTTGAAGGTACTTATGTGCAGGTGGAGAGGGTAGATAGTGACCTTTTAGAATATCATGGTTTACATGGTAGGGGAACATTAGTAAGGGATAGGTTTAGGCAAAATATTTATAAGCCGGAGATTGATAATTACTCTATGTTTGCTTTTGATATTGATTCTGTAGTAGATGCAGAGGAGTTTTTAAAGGATAATTTGGATTATAGGGGCAATCCCAATTGGGATGAAGTAGAGGAGCTATTAAGATGGGTATATAATACACCAGCAGGTGAGGAGTATTACAAGGGTTTTATTGAAAGGTTTGATATTGATTATTTTATTGATTGGTTAGCTGTACATTATCTCATTGGGGATGTTGATTTTTATGCTGATGATTATTGGTTATATAAGGATCATTTTGATGAGTCTTCTAAATGGAAGGTTATTCCTTGGGATAAGGATTTAACCTTTGGTTCACATACGAGAAATACTACTGCTAATGATTATTTCTTTTATGAACACCCCATAAAAGGAGGCTGGAATTGGAATAATGAACTTATTTTAAAATTTTTAGATACTAAAGATTTGCGACTTATGTTATTTGAGCGGATAGAAGAGCTGATGAATGAGGTTTTTACTATAGATTATTTTAAGACTGAGATTGAATATTTAGAAGCTATTATTGGTGAGCAGATGCAAATAGAGCCAAGTGAAGAAAACTTTCATTTACATCAAGCTAACCATCACAGTACCCCAAAGGATTTTGATTATCAAGTAGAAGCGTTAATTGATTTTGTTAATTTACGCTATGAAAATCTTAACCGCCAGTTAAATCCAATAACTGATGAATTGGTTGTTATAGATGTTAATGACTATGATATAGGTGATACGGTTTTCTTTACAGATGCTATAGGTTGGGTTATAGCTAAGTTTGAAATTACTAGTATAGATGAACCGGGTAATGTTAGTATTTCTATTAAACCCCATGAAAATAGTGAACATAAAGGGTTGAATAAGGTGTGGAATATTAGCAGTGATGGTTGTGGTATAAAAGGAAACTTATCATTGTTTTGTAGAAATGATGTTGCTTATGGACATGACCCTGAAGACCTAAATTGGTTTATATCTTCACAACCAGTTAGTGATGAAAACTACAACCAATGGGATTTAAAGGCTAGGTATGTAGGCAGTGAAGAGTATCTAGAAACCAAAGTGAACCCTTATTCTAATAAAGTTACAATTATTGATGGCTATTTAAAGGATTCAACAATTGAAGTAGACTTGAGGTGA
- a CDS encoding leucine-rich repeat domain-containing protein, translated as MKKYVIAVLFILMISISIVIPLNFIRNEAIQFKDDALEYAVREAVGKLDGNIYLQEIEHITVLDLEGYGIRDITGLENFKNLEKLILRDNDIVDITPLSELDSLQVLDLRGNIISDIYPLRNLTNLEDLNLRGNFISDISPLENLVLLRELNIRDNSIEDISVLSNFKLLKDLNIRYNYIEDIGPLEDLPSLYQRLYLEGNIIGDFSPVASYYDYIEEKDF; from the coding sequence ATGAAAAAATATGTAATAGCAGTATTGTTTATATTAATGATTAGCATCTCGATAGTTATTCCCCTTAATTTTATTAGGAATGAGGCAATACAGTTTAAAGATGATGCTTTAGAGTATGCAGTACGTGAAGCAGTAGGGAAATTAGATGGTAATATTTATTTACAGGAAATAGAGCATATTACCGTTCTTGATTTAGAGGGTTATGGTATAAGGGATATAACTGGTTTGGAAAATTTCAAGAATTTAGAGAAATTAATACTGCGTGATAATGATATAGTTGACATAACTCCGCTTAGTGAGCTGGATAGTCTGCAGGTTTTAGATTTAAGAGGTAATATTATTTCAGATATATATCCACTGAGAAATCTAACTAATTTAGAGGATTTAAATTTACGGGGGAATTTTATTTCTGATATATCACCACTAGAGAATTTAGTTTTACTGAGAGAGCTTAATATTAGAGATAATAGTATTGAGGATATATCGGTATTATCTAATTTTAAGTTACTTAAGGATTTGAATATTAGGTATAATTATATTGAAGATATAGGTCCTTTAGAGGATTTGCCTAGTTTGTACCAAAGGCTGTATTTAGAAGGTAATATAATTGGAGATTTTTCACCAGTAGCTAGTTATTATGATTATATAGAGGAAAAGGATTTTTAA
- a CDS encoding DUF4956 domain-containing protein encodes MTELLNNEPIINNVLLTEVFLAIGLSFVLVYIITLVYQKTYKGNTYSQSFVHTVIIMGVVVSVVMIVIGNNLARAFGLVGALSIIRFRMAMTDPKDIAYIFFAMAVGLACGTGFYTVAISLTFYLCIIIYVMYYFDYGKKTQHKQIVRISVPENLNYENIFDDIFEKYLEEYTLQRVETTNLGTMFELVYLVKSKEGVEHKEFLDAIRERNSNLKVSINLASGTF; translated from the coding sequence ATGACAGAGTTGTTAAATAATGAGCCTATTATTAATAATGTTTTGTTAACTGAGGTATTTTTAGCTATAGGATTAAGTTTTGTTTTAGTATATATAATAACTTTGGTTTATCAAAAAACCTATAAGGGGAATACGTATTCTCAATCTTTTGTCCATACAGTCATTATTATGGGTGTAGTAGTATCTGTTGTAATGATTGTTATAGGAAATAATTTAGCTAGAGCATTTGGTTTGGTGGGGGCACTTTCTATTATTAGGTTTAGGATGGCTATGACTGACCCTAAAGATATAGCGTATATATTTTTTGCGATGGCTGTTGGGTTAGCATGTGGGACAGGCTTTTATACTGTGGCAATTTCATTAACATTTTATTTATGTATTATTATATATGTTATGTATTATTTTGATTATGGGAAGAAAACCCAACATAAACAGATTGTTAGGATATCAGTACCAGAGAATTTAAACTATGAAAATATATTTGATGATATTTTCGAAAAGTATTTAGAGGAATATACTTTGCAGCGTGTAGAGACAACAAATTTAGGAACTATGTTTGAATTAGTATATTTGGTTAAGAGTAAAGAGGGAGTAGAACACAAGGAGTTTTTAGATGCTATTAGAGAGCGTAATTCAAACTTAAAGGTTTCTATTAATTTGGCTAGTGGGACGTTTTAA
- a CDS encoding polyphosphate polymerase domain-containing protein, translating into MKFIVPKAQHSTILDIINSHAAYDSFAKANGKYRITNLYFETDDNRIYYETVNRDRFRQKLRLRSYGDIELDDEVFFELKQKHRGIVSKRRTRIRLSDFYRLKDNNYSIDSTYNVSNMQALKEIVYFREFYNVKPKMVLTYERQAFVGVNDSDLRITFDTNLKCREKDLRLESKQKGEYFLDPDKAIMEVKVRNGVPLWLARALSELNCFKQRVSKYRLAFEKPYLYEQQLLGRGDVV; encoded by the coding sequence ATGAAGTTTATAGTTCCTAAAGCACAACATAGTACTATACTTGATATAATAAATAGTCATGCAGCATATGATTCTTTTGCTAAAGCTAATGGAAAATATAGAATAACTAATCTGTATTTTGAGACTGATGATAATCGGATTTATTATGAGACGGTTAATAGAGATCGGTTTCGCCAAAAGCTACGCTTGAGAAGTTATGGGGATATAGAGCTTGATGATGAAGTGTTTTTTGAGCTAAAGCAAAAGCATAGAGGGATAGTGAGTAAGAGAAGGACTAGGATAAGGCTGTCTGATTTTTATAGGCTTAAGGATAATAATTATAGTATTGATAGTACATATAATGTTTCTAATATGCAGGCATTAAAAGAGATAGTGTATTTTAGGGAGTTTTATAATGTTAAACCGAAGATGGTTTTAACTTATGAAAGACAGGCTTTTGTTGGGGTAAATGATTCTGATTTAAGGATAACATTTGATACTAATTTAAAGTGTAGAGAAAAAGATTTGCGTCTTGAGAGCAAGCAAAAAGGGGAATATTTTCTTGATCCTGATAAGGCTATTATGGAGGTAAAGGTAAGAAATGGTGTTCCACTTTGGTTAGCTAGGGCTTTAAGTGAGTTGAACTGTTTTAAGCAAAGGGTTTCTAAATATAGGTTAGCTTTTGAAAAGCCTTATTTATATGAGCAGCAGTTGTTGGGTAGAGGAGATGTGGTATGA
- a CDS encoding HI0074 family nucleotidyltransferase substrate-binding subunit: MERLQQRILSATRALKTLDEVLRLEDKSVIQRDAAIQRFEYTFEAVWKTAKLFLFENEGIDIGSPKGVMRSLREVGILNEDETQRALQMVDDRNRTSHTYNEDIAEQIYARLPEYYQILNKINGCLSPSEFKSDNM; this comes from the coding sequence ATGGAAAGACTCCAGCAACGGATATTAAGTGCAACCAGAGCATTAAAAACATTAGATGAAGTTTTAAGGCTTGAAGATAAATCTGTAATTCAAAGAGATGCAGCAATTCAGAGGTTTGAATATACATTTGAAGCTGTATGGAAAACAGCTAAGTTGTTTTTATTTGAAAATGAAGGAATTGATATTGGTTCACCAAAAGGGGTTATGAGGTCTTTAAGGGAAGTGGGTATTTTAAATGAAGATGAAACCCAAAGAGCACTCCAGATGGTAGATGATAGAAATAGAACTTCTCATACTTACAATGAAGATATTGCAGAACAAATATATGCAAGATTACCAGAGTACTATCAAATATTGAATAAGATTAATGGGTGTCTGTCACCTTCAGAATTTAAAAGTGACAATATGTAA
- a CDS encoding nucleotidyltransferase family protein, translating to MESIEMNNINKREERLNKVKHIVCSLFKGRKVDIYLIGSWAKGEEKRTSDIDIGIICHELLEEGFIAGIIEELEQTDIPYRIELVDLTEMNEDKRNAFLKGAVKWKDSSNGY from the coding sequence ATGGAATCAATAGAGATGAATAATATAAATAAAAGGGAAGAAAGACTTAATAAAGTTAAACATATAGTTTGTAGTTTATTTAAGGGTAGGAAAGTTGATATATATCTTATTGGGTCATGGGCCAAAGGGGAAGAAAAAAGGACTTCTGACATTGACATTGGCATTATTTGCCATGAGCTTTTAGAGGAAGGTTTTATTGCTGGTATTATTGAAGAACTTGAACAAACTGATATTCCCTATAGAATTGAATTGGTAGATTTGACAGAGATGAATGAAGATAAACGCAATGCTTTTTTAAAGGGGGCTGTAAAATGGAAAGACTCCAGCAACGGATATTAA
- a CDS encoding type II toxin-antitoxin system PemK/MazF family toxin: protein MGYIPEQGDIILIEFDPQTGHEQKGKRPAFVVSNKVFNQFTKLAIVCPITNTNRGFPLHVPLDDRNKTTGVIMCEQGKALDIVARNAIFIEKAPDDILEEVVDIYIGFVEITKS, encoded by the coding sequence ATGGGATATATACCAGAACAAGGTGATATCATTCTTATTGAATTTGATCCCCAGACTGGTCATGAACAAAAAGGCAAAAGACCGGCTTTTGTAGTAAGTAATAAAGTTTTTAATCAGTTTACAAAGCTTGCGATTGTTTGTCCGATTACTAATACTAATCGAGGCTTTCCTCTTCATGTGCCGTTAGATGATAGGAATAAAACAACAGGTGTAATTATGTGTGAACAAGGTAAGGCATTAGATATTGTAGCAAGGAATGCGATTTTTATAGAAAAAGCCCCAGATGATATTTTAGAAGAAGTGGTTGATATTTATATTGGGTTTGTTGAAATTACAAAAAGTTAG
- a CDS encoding AbrB/MazE/SpoVT family DNA-binding domain-containing protein translates to MYTTIQKWGNSQAVRIPKAILEMLEIGENDKVEMKVHDGNLVIIPVKKHKTLKERIAEYEGDYQCGEWDTGKPKGKEEF, encoded by the coding sequence ATGTATACCACAATACAAAAGTGGGGAAATAGTCAAGCGGTTAGAATTCCAAAAGCTATTCTTGAAATGCTAGAGATTGGTGAGAATGATAAAGTGGAAATGAAGGTACACGATGGAAACTTGGTGATTATTCCTGTTAAAAAACATAAAACCTTAAAAGAGAGAATTGCTGAATATGAAGGGGATTATCAGTGTGGCGAGTGGGATACTGGAAAACCCAAAGGCAAAGAGGAGTTTTAA
- a CDS encoding ABC transporter permease, with translation MVMNKLFKQDSPWMAFFIRFWFTAKMAANGVLSNTLRSALTILGVAIGVASVVGLMGIGEGARQNVMEQFESLGTNVIAIQAHDESYEFFPDKSYELVDRVQGLDKATPVVNTDTSMRWRRTSGEVFVVGVNEQFPKIRDHEMVAGDFFSELHVEQRSSVAVLGHNLAINLAGGRSPVGQIITLDGQSYRILGVLDPKGDGHANNIDNKVVIPYTSAQRLEEKRTVEEIWGKAASTRDAELSTVQLGRIFQREMGLAQDAPTPQQPEQDPGGMPGGAMPVQPAPQPEEPSIPTISDDPITITNLNQLVDEVDQANRIMTLLLGGIAAVALLVGGLGIMNIMLVAVTERTSEIGVRRALGAKQTDLMAQFLLEALYLSIIGIICGIIIGIWGLTIFENYGFQTAVSFEAIKIAAAVALGSGLLFGVYPAISASSVPPVEALRRQ, from the coding sequence ATGGTGATGAATAAATTGTTTAAACAGGATTCACCATGGATGGCTTTTTTCATTAGGTTTTGGTTTACAGCTAAAATGGCTGCTAATGGTGTTTTGTCTAATACTTTGCGTTCCGCACTCACCATCTTAGGAGTGGCTATAGGGGTCGCTTCAGTTGTTGGGTTAATGGGAATCGGTGAAGGAGCCCGCCAAAATGTAATGGAACAGTTTGAGAGTTTAGGAACGAATGTTATTGCTATACAAGCCCATGATGAAAGCTATGAGTTTTTTCCGGATAAATCATATGAGTTGGTAGATAGGGTGCAGGGGCTAGATAAGGCAACTCCGGTTGTTAATACGGATACTTCTATGCGCTGGAGACGAACGAGTGGAGAGGTTTTTGTAGTAGGGGTAAATGAACAGTTTCCTAAGATACGTGATCATGAAATGGTGGCAGGAGATTTTTTTAGTGAGTTGCATGTAGAACAAAGATCTTCGGTAGCTGTTTTAGGGCATAATTTAGCTATTAATTTAGCTGGTGGTAGAAGCCCAGTAGGACAAATAATTACTTTAGATGGGCAAAGCTACAGAATACTAGGTGTGCTAGACCCTAAGGGGGATGGGCATGCCAATAATATAGATAATAAGGTGGTAATACCCTATACTTCTGCCCAAAGGCTTGAGGAAAAGAGAACAGTTGAAGAAATATGGGGTAAGGCGGCTTCGACTAGAGATGCGGAGCTTTCCACAGTACAGTTAGGAAGAATTTTTCAAAGGGAAATGGGCCTTGCTCAAGATGCCCCCACCCCACAGCAACCAGAGCAAGATCCTGGTGGAATGCCGGGAGGAGCTATGCCAGTCCAGCCAGCTCCACAGCCGGAGGAGCCTAGTATCCCTACTATAAGTGATGATCCTATAACTATTACTAATTTAAACCAACTAGTAGATGAGGTAGATCAGGCTAATAGGATAATGACCTTGCTGTTAGGAGGGATTGCAGCAGTTGCACTGTTAGTAGGTGGTTTAGGGATTATGAATATAATGCTCGTGGCGGTAACAGAAAGAACTTCGGAGATCGGAGTAAGAAGAGCCCTAGGGGCCAAGCAAACCGACCTCATGGCACAGTTTTTATTAGAGGCTTTATATTTAAGTATTATAGGTATTATATGTGGTATTATCATTGGAATATGGGGACTAACTATATTCGAAAACTACGGATTCCAGACTGCAGTAAGCTTTGAAGCTATAAAAATAGCAGCGGCAGTAGCCCTAGGCTCAGGCCTACTATTCGGAGTCTACCCAGCAATATCGGCTTCCTCCGTACCACCGGTAGAAGCTTTGAGACGGCAGTAG
- a CDS encoding efflux RND transporter periplasmic adaptor subunit, which produces MNQRMIAILIVIFIVAGGGFYIYKQLVDSLHTEVQGPVYATSEVTRGDIHVGVETTGRLDPSSGGAIRVSDALREARVNELIIDEVMFSEGDEVGRQETVVRLLAPGLDDDVVELQNQIRRERESLANLTGVSEAELMSIDPARGVTISAPIDGRVQELDLDEGEEVSQGQTIARVVDASTYTLILNLYQAEYEMVEEDQSVVLRFPYFGGLQDGVITNISSNPVPYKRNEDDEFALGFAYEVEVEGENPGLVQKGMRVEVGVEQENGGTYYFGNATTVDGFLDEQRVFSSTEGIVAEVHASNMAEVKEGDPIITLAGSDVEDTIRNRLDKIRELESDLRQLNSAVDRLNVTSPMEGILARINNEEGDSVNPGDYIGNVYQTSQMSMMTTVDDIDVLHISQEAPVRVMVDALPDEVFEGEVRDISTQWSGDGEATNFRVFIEVKGGAELRPGMQARAHIDAGSAEDVLLVPIEAVFQEESRYRVEVLDEENIPSVVTVEIGLMNDRYAEIESGLEEGDIVITGSSSDLLPTQDVEQGGTLMPETTPDEDGDE; this is translated from the coding sequence TTGAATCAGAGAATGATAGCAATTTTGATAGTTATTTTTATTGTAGCAGGAGGAGGCTTTTATATATATAAGCAGTTAGTTGATTCATTACATACTGAGGTTCAAGGGCCTGTTTATGCTACTAGTGAAGTAACTAGGGGAGATATACATGTGGGGGTTGAAACTACGGGGAGATTAGACCCTTCCTCTGGTGGTGCTATACGAGTTTCGGATGCCCTTAGAGAGGCTAGAGTTAATGAACTTATTATAGATGAAGTAATGTTTTCTGAAGGGGATGAAGTAGGCAGACAGGAAACGGTGGTTCGCCTTTTAGCTCCTGGGTTAGATGATGATGTAGTTGAGTTACAAAACCAAATTAGAAGGGAAAGGGAAAGTCTAGCAAATCTCACAGGTGTTTCAGAAGCTGAGTTAATGAGTATAGATCCTGCTCGTGGGGTTACTATTTCAGCACCCATTGATGGGCGGGTTCAGGAGCTGGATTTAGACGAGGGAGAGGAGGTTTCCCAAGGACAAACTATTGCTCGAGTAGTAGATGCTTCTACTTACACATTAATCTTAAATTTGTATCAGGCAGAATATGAAATGGTAGAAGAGGATCAATCAGTTGTACTAAGGTTTCCTTATTTTGGAGGGCTACAAGATGGGGTGATAACTAATATTAGTTCTAATCCTGTACCATACAAAAGAAATGAAGATGATGAATTTGCTTTAGGCTTTGCTTATGAGGTTGAGGTGGAAGGTGAAAATCCAGGCTTGGTACAAAAGGGTATGCGAGTTGAAGTAGGTGTAGAGCAAGAAAATGGTGGTACTTATTATTTTGGTAATGCAACTACGGTTGATGGTTTTTTAGATGAACAAAGGGTTTTTAGTAGTACAGAAGGCATAGTGGCCGAGGTACATGCCTCTAATATGGCTGAGGTAAAAGAGGGTGATCCTATTATTACTTTGGCTGGTTCGGATGTAGAGGATACTATTAGAAATAGGTTAGATAAAATACGTGAATTAGAATCTGATTTAAGACAGCTAAATTCAGCAGTTGATAGATTAAATGTTACTTCTCCTATGGAGGGGATATTAGCACGGATTAATAATGAAGAAGGAGATAGTGTGAATCCCGGGGATTATATAGGTAATGTTTATCAAACATCTCAAATGTCGATGATGACTACTGTAGATGATATTGATGTTTTACATATATCTCAAGAAGCTCCGGTTAGGGTAATGGTTGATGCTTTACCCGATGAGGTTTTTGAAGGTGAGGTAAGGGATATTAGTACTCAATGGAGTGGTGATGGTGAAGCCACTAATTTTAGGGTGTTTATAGAGGTTAAAGGTGGAGCGGAGTTAAGACCGGGAATGCAGGCGAGGGCGCATATTGATGCTGGTAGTGCGGAGGATGTATTGCTAGTGCCTATTGAAGCGGTATTCCAAGAAGAAAGTAGGTATAGGGTTGAGGTTTTAGATGAGGAAAATATACCTAGCGTAGTTACTGTGGAAATAGGGTTGATGAATGATAGGTATGCTGAGATAGAGAGTGGGCTAGAAGAAGGAGATATAGTTATTACTGGAAGTAGTAGTGATTTGTTGCCTACCCAGGATGTAGAACAGGGAGGTACCCTCATGCCAGAGACAACTCCGGATGAGGATGGTGATGAATAA
- a CDS encoding ABC transporter ATP-binding protein — MALLELSDIYKSYKDGNVKVEALKGVSLSIEDGSFVSIMGPSGSGKSTLMNILGCLDVPTSGSYRIDNKQVEKLSDAELSDVRSEFMGFVFQQFHLISGLNALENVELPLIYQGMIGGKRKKLAKEALGSVGLGDRLYHKQSQLSGGEQQRVAIARAIVKNPKLVLADEPTGALDSKSGDNIMNIFRSLNEERKITIIQVTHEKAIAECSKLIYHLRDGEISDIEEIKADADKEEVI; from the coding sequence TTGGCTTTATTAGAGTTGAGTGATATTTATAAAAGCTATAAGGACGGAAATGTTAAGGTTGAAGCCTTAAAGGGAGTGAGCCTATCTATAGAAGATGGGAGCTTTGTTTCTATAATGGGGCCATCTGGTTCGGGTAAGTCTACTTTGATGAATATTTTGGGTTGTCTTGATGTGCCAACATCAGGGAGTTATAGGATTGATAATAAGCAGGTGGAGAAGCTAAGTGATGCGGAATTATCTGATGTTCGCAGTGAGTTTATGGGTTTTGTTTTTCAACAGTTTCATTTGATATCGGGATTAAACGCTTTAGAAAATGTAGAGCTTCCGCTAATTTATCAGGGTATGATAGGTGGTAAAAGGAAAAAGTTAGCTAAGGAGGCACTGGGTTCTGTTGGTTTAGGAGATCGTTTGTACCATAAACAGTCTCAGTTATCAGGTGGTGAGCAACAAAGGGTGGCTATAGCTCGGGCTATAGTAAAGAATCCTAAGCTGGTTTTAGCAGATGAACCTACGGGGGCATTAGATAGTAAGTCTGGTGATAATATTATGAATATTTTTAGAAGCTTAAATGAGGAAAGAAAGATTACTATTATTCAGGTTACTCATGAGAAGGCGATAGCGGAGTGTAGTAAATTGATTTACCATTTGCGAGATGGTGAAATTAGTGATATAGAGGAAATAAAGGCGGATGCGGATAAGGAGGAAGTGATTTGA